The following proteins are encoded in a genomic region of Thermococcus pacificus:
- a CDS encoding flippase has protein sequence MSEASQALQNIARGTGIVFAGTVISMFFGFLSRGVIARYFSTSEYGVFNLALTILSITLVLATLGFPNSLPREVAFYREKEPSRVRDLISTAVVIVAVNSFAIMMFLIFGSGFIAQVFNEERLVYPLKVMAFALPFSALIGAIISISQGFGRVREKVYFQNVVYPVIWLVFVVLLALLSLPFASLFWAYVIAQFLTFLTLILETYRIGLFRFRPSLDVGLGRKLVAFSFPLMFVGILNFLMTWTDTLMLGYYKGSEVVGLYNAATPLARLIPMFLNSAAVIYSPIVTSWYAQEKMAEMKRVYQVLTKWIFLLTLPLFALIFLFPEATISFLFGEKYVSAALALQVLSLGFMFHTFLGLNGMTLIVIGKPKLNMIGDTFAVVSNVALNLALIPSYGMVGAAVATTVSYFVANVFRSYWLYKMTRIHPFSWSYVKPLAIWFVLLGIIKGLNLSVPDIWYAILALLVFMGVYAVLVLLSRSIDKEDIELLLAVEKILGVDFGIIKRVLKRFV, from the coding sequence ATGAGCGAAGCAAGCCAGGCTTTGCAGAATATTGCAAGGGGGACGGGTATTGTCTTTGCTGGAACTGTTATCTCAATGTTCTTCGGGTTTTTGAGCAGAGGGGTTATAGCGAGGTACTTTTCAACTTCAGAGTATGGAGTGTTTAATCTAGCTCTGACAATTTTGAGTATCACCCTCGTACTTGCAACGCTTGGCTTTCCGAACTCTCTCCCTAGGGAAGTCGCCTTCTATAGAGAGAAAGAGCCGTCAAGAGTAAGAGATTTAATTTCGACAGCCGTGGTGATTGTTGCTGTAAACAGCTTTGCAATCATGATGTTTCTGATTTTTGGTTCGGGCTTTATAGCTCAGGTGTTTAATGAAGAGAGACTAGTTTATCCTCTAAAAGTGATGGCTTTTGCCCTGCCGTTTTCTGCTTTAATAGGTGCGATAATTTCAATTTCCCAAGGCTTTGGAAGAGTCAGAGAAAAGGTATACTTTCAGAATGTGGTTTATCCTGTAATCTGGCTGGTATTTGTCGTCTTACTTGCCCTTCTTAGCCTTCCGTTTGCTTCCTTGTTCTGGGCATATGTCATCGCCCAGTTCCTGACATTCCTCACATTGATCCTTGAAACCTACAGGATTGGGCTCTTTAGGTTCAGACCTTCTCTCGACGTGGGGCTCGGGCGGAAGTTAGTTGCATTCTCTTTTCCTCTGATGTTTGTTGGAATACTGAACTTTCTGATGACCTGGACTGACACATTGATGCTTGGTTACTATAAAGGTTCCGAGGTTGTAGGGTTGTACAACGCAGCAACACCGCTGGCTAGGCTGATTCCGATGTTTTTGAATTCTGCGGCTGTTATTTACTCCCCCATAGTCACCTCATGGTATGCTCAGGAGAAAATGGCGGAAATGAAAAGGGTTTACCAAGTGCTCACGAAGTGGATATTTCTGCTGACTCTCCCGCTGTTTGCTCTCATTTTCCTCTTCCCGGAAGCCACGATATCGTTCCTTTTTGGAGAGAAATACGTATCAGCAGCACTCGCACTTCAGGTTCTCTCCTTGGGTTTTATGTTTCACACGTTTCTGGGGCTAAACGGCATGACGCTGATAGTTATCGGTAAGCCGAAGCTCAACATGATCGGGGATACCTTTGCGGTGGTCTCGAACGTTGCTTTAAACCTCGCTCTAATTCCCTCATATGGAATGGTTGGTGCTGCCGTTGCCACGACAGTTTCTTATTTTGTCGCCAACGTGTTCAGGTCGTACTGGCTCTATAAAATGACGAGGATTCACCCATTTAGCTGGAGCTATGTGAAGCCTCTGGCCATATGGTTTGTTTTACTTGGGATTATTAAGGGGTTAAACCTTAGTGTGCCTGACATATGGTACGCCATCCTAGCTCTTCTGGTCTTTATGGGAGTTTATGCTGTTCTTGTCCTTCTCAGCAGGAGCATTGATAAAGAAGATATCGAGCTGTTGCTGGCCGTTGAAAAGATATTGGGAGTTGATTTTGGAATAATAAAGAGAGTTTTGAAGAGGTTCGTTTAG
- a CDS encoding alkaline phosphatase family protein: MPKNRTKVVVIGLDGANINTANLVGLNTKYIHNFISTIPPYTPPAWTSILTGVTPAKHGIIDFQRIDPKELTVNIATSRDVKYYRISELLSMHGLKSVLINLPMTYPFEGIKFKENTVIVSDWAAPYQEIYPKRLNEKYKEYLIDPPHSWEKHIDNPSGYAKRVEEYTTTRLNIYYDLLEDWDWDLYFIVFSETDWFSHIFPQILEGKDTHLVYGVFKKIKKFIDKAMNIADITFIVSDHGFEIKRKIFYVNEALARLGFLRYNKTKASFVRFGKKIIPSKIAKILATRGTNQMSYATDPQKRKAFMLSHATWGVYVTDKTLKEQVKKALESFPEISKVVLKEEIYTGPHIQLLPDLFIVPKDGIKFSRDLSGKLTETTYQGDHEIHGILGALGEGINSEITFRHLPTVYDIAPTILHIFNFPIPSDMDGRVLMEIFKEDSEFVKRKPKYVDPSYYRIKQKDEKLKKAIKHLKLKGKI, from the coding sequence ATGCCAAAGAACAGAACCAAGGTTGTTGTAATAGGCCTAGATGGTGCGAATATAAATACTGCAAACCTAGTAGGACTAAATACAAAATACATCCATAACTTCATATCTACAATTCCCCCATATACTCCCCCAGCATGGACCTCTATATTGACAGGAGTAACCCCCGCAAAACATGGTATCATTGATTTTCAGAGAATTGATCCTAAAGAGCTCACAGTGAATATCGCAACTTCTCGTGATGTTAAATACTACAGAATATCAGAGCTACTCAGCATGCATGGTTTAAAAAGTGTTCTCATTAATCTACCAATGACATACCCATTCGAGGGTATTAAATTTAAAGAAAACACTGTGATAGTATCAGATTGGGCAGCTCCATATCAGGAGATTTATCCGAAAAGGCTTAACGAAAAATACAAAGAATATCTAATTGACCCCCCACACTCCTGGGAAAAGCACATTGATAATCCCTCGGGTTATGCAAAACGTGTAGAAGAGTACACGACTACCCGGCTTAACATATACTACGACCTACTAGAAGATTGGGACTGGGATCTATACTTTATAGTTTTTAGTGAAACAGATTGGTTCTCTCATATTTTTCCTCAAATACTGGAGGGCAAAGATACTCATCTCGTATATGGAGTATTTAAAAAGATAAAAAAATTCATTGATAAAGCAATGAATATAGCAGATATCACATTTATTGTAAGTGATCACGGATTCGAAATCAAGCGCAAGATTTTCTATGTGAATGAAGCATTAGCTCGTTTAGGCTTTCTGAGATATAACAAAACTAAGGCATCCTTTGTAAGGTTTGGCAAAAAAATAATACCCTCTAAGATTGCAAAAATACTCGCTACTCGCGGCACAAATCAGATGTCCTACGCCACGGACCCTCAAAAGAGGAAAGCATTTATGTTATCTCATGCCACATGGGGGGTGTATGTAACTGATAAAACACTTAAAGAACAAGTAAAGAAAGCACTTGAGTCATTTCCAGAGATCTCCAAGGTAGTATTGAAGGAAGAAATATACACGGGACCACATATTCAGTTATTGCCAGATTTATTTATAGTGCCCAAGGATGGAATCAAGTTTTCTAGAGATCTCAGCGGGAAACTAACAGAGACAACTTACCAAGGGGATCACGAGATTCACGGAATACTTGGTGCTTTGGGGGAGGGAATTAACTCAGAGATTACTTTCAGACATCTCCCAACAGTTTATGACATAGCTCCCACGATTCTTCATATATTTAATTTCCCTATTCCAAGCGATATGGACGGAAGGGTTTTAATGGAAATATTCAAAGAAGATTCAGAATTTGTGAAAAGAAAACCAAAATACGTTGACCCCAGTTATTATAGAATAAAACAAAAAGATGAAAAACTTAAAAAAGCTATTAAACACCTGAAATTAAAAGGTAAAATCTAA
- a CDS encoding glycosyltransferase family 4 protein produces the protein MKPRVMIVMFPWRSNNPYKFVSEVAHILSFLSEKVIIVSDKKRLDAIIENSSSIVIYDTKFSMHYITEISPAIYSIFLWILKMIYIQLKEALIIAKNRRNIDIVIFYMAYPYYLLPLIIAKFLRKKTIEIVTRSKPSLIDRLYFWILDGISPESRGIIERLNLHKYSQKLLPEGARFIDTEKFKVKRKIKFRENSIGYLGRLTKEKGILQLIDACELIAMKDGTFKCYIAGEGPLLDAVIKRAEKLKKQYNREIIRVLGYLPDEMVPEYLNRIKLFVLLSQHSEGLPTAILESMACGTPVLTTPVGAITDIVTNGYNGFLITDVDPLSIAESIERIHSMNLTEISKNARKVVLSRYTLKKATKRFTHIVSRLQRGDRYDKKYA, from the coding sequence ATGAAACCGCGAGTCATGATTGTAATGTTCCCTTGGAGATCAAACAATCCATATAAGTTTGTGTCAGAAGTGGCTCACATCTTGTCCTTTCTCTCCGAAAAGGTGATAATCGTATCCGACAAAAAAAGATTGGATGCTATTATTGAAAATTCTAGCTCCATCGTTATCTATGATACTAAATTTTCCATGCATTACATAACCGAAATATCTCCTGCCATATATTCTATATTTTTGTGGATTTTGAAGATGATATACATCCAATTAAAAGAAGCACTGATTATAGCTAAAAATAGACGAAACATAGATATTGTAATATTCTATATGGCTTATCCATATTACCTCCTTCCTCTAATTATTGCAAAATTTCTTAGAAAAAAAACCATAGAAATAGTCACGAGAAGCAAGCCAAGTTTAATAGATAGACTATACTTTTGGATACTTGATGGCATATCCCCCGAATCGAGAGGAATAATTGAAAGATTAAACCTCCATAAATATTCACAAAAATTACTGCCAGAGGGAGCTAGATTCATTGATACAGAAAAATTTAAGGTCAAAAGGAAAATCAAATTCAGAGAGAACAGTATAGGATATCTTGGAAGGCTGACGAAAGAAAAGGGTATCCTGCAATTAATAGATGCATGTGAATTAATTGCGATGAAAGATGGAACATTTAAGTGTTATATCGCAGGGGAAGGGCCTCTGCTAGATGCGGTCATAAAAAGAGCAGAGAAGCTTAAAAAACAGTATAACAGGGAGATAATTAGAGTTCTAGGGTATCTACCAGATGAAATGGTTCCGGAGTATCTCAACAGAATAAAACTCTTTGTACTGCTTTCTCAACATTCAGAAGGTTTACCAACAGCAATTCTTGAAAGTATGGCCTGTGGGACACCGGTTTTAACTACCCCTGTTGGGGCAATAACTGATATTGTAACTAATGGATATAACGGATTTTTAATTACAGATGTTGATCCCCTAAGTATTGCAGAGAGCATAGAACGTATTCACAGTATGAATCTTACAGAGATTTCAAAAAACGCACGGAAGGTTGTGTTATCTAGGTATACCCTGAAAAAGGCAACAAAAAGATTTACCCATATTGTATCGAGACTTCAAAGGGGGGATAGATATGACAAAAAATATGCATAA
- a CDS encoding alkaline phosphatase family protein, whose amino-acid sequence MNEKLVIIGIDSLDPYVILEHRDELPTFSQLIKESSTFLSKSVFPVDTIPAWVSIYTGFHPGNHGVLYVYDVFDPNLSDLRKLDISHIKGKTFWDYASEAGYKVAVLYPTLMFPTWKVNGVMISKSPYDRRVNDIQTSRDISCYPEKIKEKYGIPTEVKDIWGGYPGKDKLAEWASLGKDAVLEDFNMAFRIYKGEKWDMFFVYFSHLDIIQHRLWRFFDRKDPMYRYDQKLTPIILDFYKLFDNIIGKFINELPDAQFIVLSDHGHQSRPIKTLNINEYLRQNKLLKAKKVNILGIFRKIMLNIITTLNLEKHAIRIISRSHYLTKYSKQAYSSSGLILKEESKAWLSTFAGIKSYPHGGIEINSEIVSKKEYDELVSEIIKLLYTLRGPNGEQLVKWARRREDVYNGKYTEQIFPDILFELKDDWGVGWELGRLYGKSHDHKVASGGHRKDAVLLLRNIRRDVVRKNDISIVDMAPSILDLMNVDTSSLKLDGKSIFR is encoded by the coding sequence ATGAATGAAAAGCTCGTCATAATTGGAATTGATTCGCTTGACCCCTATGTAATCTTGGAACACAGAGATGAATTGCCAACTTTTTCTCAGCTCATTAAAGAAAGCTCCACATTTTTATCGAAATCTGTGTTCCCCGTAGACACAATCCCTGCGTGGGTGAGTATATACACAGGATTTCATCCTGGGAACCATGGAGTACTCTATGTTTACGATGTATTTGATCCGAATTTAAGTGATCTGAGAAAGCTTGATATCTCCCACATTAAAGGAAAAACTTTCTGGGATTATGCAAGTGAAGCAGGATACAAAGTTGCAGTATTGTACCCAACGTTGATGTTCCCCACTTGGAAAGTTAATGGAGTTATGATAAGCAAAAGTCCCTACGATCGTAGAGTCAACGATATACAGACAAGTAGAGACATCTCCTGCTATCCTGAAAAAATCAAAGAGAAGTACGGAATTCCCACTGAAGTGAAGGACATCTGGGGAGGGTATCCCGGAAAGGACAAACTTGCAGAATGGGCATCACTAGGTAAAGACGCCGTTCTGGAGGACTTTAACATGGCATTCCGGATATATAAGGGAGAGAAATGGGACATGTTTTTTGTTTATTTTTCTCACTTAGACATAATACAACACAGGCTGTGGAGATTCTTTGATAGAAAAGATCCGATGTACAGATATGATCAAAAGTTAACCCCTATAATCTTGGATTTTTACAAACTATTTGATAATATCATAGGAAAGTTCATTAATGAATTACCAGATGCCCAGTTCATAGTTCTAAGTGATCATGGGCACCAAAGTCGGCCTATAAAAACACTCAATATAAATGAGTACTTACGACAAAATAAGTTACTCAAAGCCAAAAAAGTGAACATTTTGGGAATATTTAGGAAAATAATGCTAAACATTATAACCACGTTAAATTTAGAAAAGCACGCCATAAGAATAATCTCAAGAAGTCATTATTTAACGAAGTATAGCAAACAAGCCTATTCCTCTTCTGGTCTTATCCTCAAAGAAGAAAGCAAGGCGTGGTTATCTACATTTGCTGGAATAAAGTCGTATCCTCATGGGGGGATCGAGATAAACTCTGAAATCGTGTCAAAGAAAGAATATGACGAACTCGTGAGCGAAATAATTAAGCTTTTGTACACTCTGAGAGGTCCAAATGGAGAACAACTCGTTAAGTGGGCTAGGAGAAGAGAAGATGTGTATAATGGAAAGTATACTGAGCAAATTTTTCCGGACATATTATTTGAACTGAAGGACGACTGGGGAGTGGGCTGGGAGCTCGGGAGACTCTATGGAAAATCTCACGACCACAAAGTTGCGTCGGGTGGACATAGAAAGGACGCGGTATTATTACTGAGAAACATACGTCGCGACGTTGTTCGGAAGAACGACATCAGTATCGTCGATATGGCTCCTTCAATATTAGACCTGATGAATGTTGATACATCATCTTTGAAGTTAGATGGCAAAAGCATCTTCAGGTGA
- a CDS encoding xenobiotic acyltransferase family protein, with translation MSVKRFLKGLSAVVPYLIVKRSILIPPIYIDKVTVGKNVLIMQNTHIKNSTIADYVKIYANNTIWYSRIGEFSYINKNSTVVLAKIGRFCAIGPGVVIGAIKHTSNKISQYPAEMSKDLLVEVGSDVWIGANAVIMPGVRIGNGAIIGAGAVVTRDVPDYAIAVGVPAKIKKYRFTEEIIEKLKEIEWWNFPVEYLKNPEVRKVLFSDPTPENLKKLEEIKADIITTKKVDKYE, from the coding sequence ATGAGCGTTAAGAGATTCCTAAAGGGTTTGTCAGCAGTTGTACCATATCTTATCGTGAAAAGATCCATCTTAATTCCTCCAATTTATATTGACAAGGTAACTGTAGGCAAGAACGTTCTAATCATGCAAAATACACATATTAAGAATTCTACGATAGCAGATTATGTTAAGATATACGCAAACAATACAATATGGTATTCTAGAATTGGAGAGTTTTCATATATAAACAAAAATAGCACCGTTGTGCTGGCAAAGATAGGAAGATTCTGTGCAATAGGTCCTGGAGTAGTAATTGGAGCAATAAAACATACATCTAACAAAATTTCTCAATACCCTGCGGAGATGTCTAAAGACCTTCTAGTAGAAGTGGGGAGTGATGTCTGGATCGGAGCTAATGCAGTTATAATGCCTGGAGTTAGAATTGGAAATGGGGCTATTATAGGAGCAGGGGCTGTAGTTACAAGAGATGTCCCCGACTATGCTATCGCGGTTGGGGTTCCCGCAAAAATCAAAAAATACAGATTTACAGAGGAGATAATTGAGAAACTTAAAGAAATTGAATGGTGGAATTTTCCAGTTGAATACCTTAAAAATCCTGAAGTTAGAAAAGTTCTTTTCTCTGACCCGACTCCAGAAAACCTTAAAAAACTCGAGGAAATTAAGGCCGACATTATTACCACTAAAAAGGTGGATAAGTATGAATGA
- a CDS encoding dTMP kinase: protein MKKPIIIVFLGPDGSGKSTLSREIAQELEKRGFKVQYLWWLSGENTHLRRLIRKLYSPKQLPIEVTEKTKTTPKNKSIIAMLYSWFYPRVVFLEYIRFGIMKVVLPRFIKKYDFIVLDRYIYDVRLALSKEFKTSFRYLRRLTKVLPSPDLIFFIEVSPEVAYQRKKEELESIEKTKKLFKNYQQLYFDVLREMGDKVIKVNNDGELMNSKIVILNELSKYWGDKNER, encoded by the coding sequence ATGAAAAAACCGATCATAATAGTATTTCTTGGTCCAGACGGTTCGGGAAAAAGCACTCTATCCAGGGAAATAGCCCAAGAACTTGAAAAAAGGGGATTTAAGGTTCAGTACCTTTGGTGGCTAAGTGGAGAAAATACCCACCTAAGAAGGTTAATCAGGAAGCTTTACTCCCCAAAGCAGTTACCAATAGAAGTCACTGAAAAAACGAAGACAACACCTAAAAACAAGTCCATTATAGCAATGTTATATTCCTGGTTTTATCCTAGGGTAGTCTTTCTTGAATATATTCGGTTTGGTATTATGAAAGTTGTACTGCCTAGATTCATAAAAAAGTATGATTTTATTGTTCTTGACAGGTACATCTATGATGTGAGATTAGCTCTTTCAAAGGAGTTTAAAACATCATTTAGATACCTAAGAAGACTGACAAAGGTACTCCCCTCTCCGGATCTTATATTCTTCATAGAAGTCTCCCCCGAAGTAGCATATCAGAGAAAAAAAGAAGAGTTGGAATCCATTGAAAAAACGAAAAAACTATTTAAAAATTACCAACAATTATACTTTGATGTGTTAAGGGAGATGGGGGATAAAGTGATAAAGGTAAACAATGATGGAGAACTTATGAACTCTAAAATCGTGATATTAAACGAGCTTTCCAAGTACTGGGGGGATAAGAATGAGCGTTAA
- a CDS encoding glycosyltransferase family 4 protein, protein MRIAVIGHFDNTDEGTRIVAKTIAQKLEERGLRVKKINISSISTFLEIRRFKPDVIHFVIGPTTLGFISTKLLSFSWLRAVTVLSVVHSSIPKKKILSLFRHDIALVQSKDSERVYEELGFNTRFLPNGVDIDKFKPVPIEQKIKLREKYGLPTEKFIILHMASMKRKRNLSVFKTLKQQFSDIEILLIGRENEKNIDWELVKELKSAGCRVWLKHFPEIEEIYQLADCYVFPAKNKTAAIETPLSVLEAMACNIPVITTKFGALPRMFDEGEGLFFVENEDEIVSIIKTLREKRDIPVNTRKKVLKYSWDNIINDLIKIYNRMLGEGYEKTDHNSISWSRRFGKKHSIQGNSPRT, encoded by the coding sequence ATGAGGATTGCAGTTATAGGACATTTTGATAATACTGACGAAGGAACTAGGATAGTCGCGAAAACTATTGCTCAAAAGCTGGAAGAGAGGGGACTACGAGTAAAAAAGATAAACATATCGTCGATATCCACGTTTTTAGAGATTAGAAGATTTAAACCAGATGTTATCCACTTTGTCATTGGTCCAACCACACTAGGTTTCATTTCTACAAAACTGCTGTCATTCTCATGGTTAAGAGCCGTTACCGTATTGTCCGTAGTTCATTCATCAATTCCTAAGAAAAAAATATTGTCACTGTTCAGACATGATATTGCCCTAGTCCAGTCAAAAGACAGCGAGAGAGTTTATGAAGAGTTAGGATTCAATACAAGATTCCTCCCCAATGGTGTTGATATAGACAAATTCAAGCCGGTTCCTATTGAACAGAAGATCAAGTTAAGAGAAAAATATGGATTACCTACTGAGAAGTTTATCATACTTCATATGGCGTCCATGAAAAGAAAAAGGAACTTAAGTGTGTTCAAAACTTTAAAACAGCAATTTTCGGATATCGAGATACTACTAATTGGGAGAGAGAATGAAAAGAACATCGATTGGGAACTTGTGAAAGAACTGAAAAGTGCTGGTTGTAGAGTATGGCTCAAGCACTTTCCCGAAATCGAGGAGATCTATCAGCTTGCGGATTGTTACGTCTTCCCAGCTAAAAATAAAACAGCAGCTATAGAGACACCTCTGTCAGTCCTAGAAGCAATGGCGTGTAACATACCCGTGATCACAACTAAGTTTGGAGCTCTTCCACGGATGTTTGACGAAGGAGAGGGGTTATTTTTTGTTGAAAATGAAGATGAAATAGTTTCAATAATCAAAACACTAAGGGAAAAAAGGGATATCCCCGTAAACACTAGGAAGAAGGTATTAAAATATTCGTGGGATAACATTATTAACGACCTGATCAAAATTTATAACAGGATGTTGGGGGAGGGCTATGAAAAAACCGATCATAATAGTATTTCTTGGTCCAGACGGTTCGGGAAAAAGCACTCTATCCAGGGAAATAGCCCAAGAACTTGA
- a CDS encoding glycosyltransferase has translation MKILVISLPDLQKIPIQRYHHLIKEISKKHDVTVLSVNAWWLQEIEESKRFLQNVDYHYITKRRIHPIIQEALIVHHISKIKRSNFDLIINFNTLIATLLVKSFIPTIPLLFDIADELISGILDSPKFPKFMKNALSLKILRLLLSFNVSKATIVTIVSENLKRKYNLPDARLIYNGVRKDLMYSFYTPRRQREADMTLGFVGVVREWVDLHPVFNAISKLKFEYKINFLIIGDGPLIGYYKKLAQKLNIEKNVQFLGFIPHSKIPRYLQSIDIGLIPFNQSEIAIFAFPIKLLEYFSLKKPVISSRLPAIENNFGSTVFYAETNDEYLQILKDVMNNKKLLKKKGVRGYKITKNQYTWEHIGKTLNLVLSKIVQGVKE, from the coding sequence GTGAAGATTTTAGTTATATCCCTTCCAGATCTTCAGAAGATACCAATCCAGAGGTACCATCATTTGATTAAGGAAATTTCCAAAAAACATGACGTAACAGTCCTTTCAGTAAATGCTTGGTGGCTCCAAGAGATAGAGGAGTCAAAAAGATTCCTCCAAAATGTCGATTATCATTATATAACCAAAAGAAGAATCCACCCCATTATCCAAGAAGCACTAATAGTGCATCATATATCTAAGATCAAGAGGAGTAATTTTGATTTAATAATAAATTTTAATACCTTAATTGCGACTCTCTTAGTTAAATCTTTTATTCCTACCATACCTCTGCTCTTTGATATCGCCGACGAGCTCATTAGTGGTATATTGGACTCTCCAAAGTTCCCAAAATTCATGAAAAATGCATTGTCATTGAAAATTTTGAGGTTATTATTATCCTTTAATGTTTCCAAGGCAACAATCGTGACTATAGTCTCCGAAAATCTAAAACGCAAATATAACCTGCCCGATGCTAGATTAATCTACAATGGAGTGAGAAAAGACCTAATGTACAGTTTTTATACCCCAAGAAGGCAAAGAGAAGCTGACATGACTCTAGGATTTGTCGGTGTTGTTAGAGAATGGGTAGATTTGCATCCAGTATTCAATGCGATTTCAAAACTGAAATTTGAATACAAGATAAACTTTTTGATTATTGGAGATGGGCCTCTTATTGGGTACTATAAAAAACTTGCACAGAAGTTAAATATCGAAAAAAATGTCCAATTCTTGGGCTTCATACCTCACTCAAAAATACCCCGCTACCTACAGAGCATTGATATTGGTCTCATTCCATTTAACCAGAGTGAAATTGCAATATTCGCTTTTCCAATCAAACTTTTAGAATATTTCTCCTTGAAAAAACCTGTTATCTCATCCCGTTTACCAGCGATAGAAAATAACTTTGGAAGTACAGTATTTTATGCCGAGACAAATGATGAGTATCTCCAGATACTTAAAGATGTGATGAACAATAAGAAACTACTAAAAAAGAAAGGAGTTAGAGGATATAAAATTACCAAAAACCAGTATACTTGGGAACATATTGGTAAAACTCTCAATTTAGTACTCTCAAAAATTGTGCAGGGGGTAAAAGAATGA